A region of Acidithiobacillus ferridurans DNA encodes the following proteins:
- a CDS encoding endonuclease III domain-containing protein, whose protein sequence is MRKHGGWSAVFGILEEAFGPQDWWPAQSPFEVMVGAVLTQNTAWRNVEKAIANLRAVDALSVRALLALPEGDLEELLRPSGFYRIKTRRLLALCRFLEARGVGAAPEQLARQGTVPTLRKDLLAVHGIGAETADSILLYALGLPVMVVDAYTRRIGGRLGLLEGDLSYGAVQSGMEAELKCDDVQTRNALHALLVSLGKDYCRPRPRCGICPLHGCCAYAAGS, encoded by the coding sequence ATGCGGAAACATGGGGGCTGGTCAGCCGTATTCGGAATTCTGGAGGAGGCCTTCGGCCCCCAGGACTGGTGGCCCGCGCAGTCCCCCTTTGAGGTCATGGTGGGTGCGGTCCTGACTCAGAATACCGCCTGGCGCAATGTCGAAAAGGCGATTGCCAATCTACGGGCGGTCGACGCGCTGAGCGTGCGGGCCCTTCTCGCTCTGCCCGAAGGGGATCTGGAGGAGCTGCTCCGGCCGTCCGGATTTTACCGGATAAAGACCAGACGCCTGCTGGCCTTGTGCCGGTTTCTGGAGGCTCGGGGTGTGGGCGCTGCGCCGGAACAGCTTGCGCGGCAGGGGACCGTTCCGACGCTGCGGAAAGACTTGCTGGCGGTCCACGGTATCGGCGCAGAGACGGCGGATTCCATCCTGCTCTATGCCCTGGGTCTGCCGGTCATGGTGGTAGACGCCTATACCCGCAGGATCGGCGGTCGCCTGGGTCTGCTGGAAGGTGATCTTTCCTACGGCGCAGTGCAGTCCGGGATGGAGGCTGAACTGAAGTGCGACGATGTGCAGACACGCAATGCGCTGCATGCGTTGCTGGTCTCGCTCGGCAAGGATTACTGTCGGCCCCGCCCGCGCTGTGGCATCTGTCCTCTCCATGGGTGCTGCGCCTATGCCGCAGGATCATGA
- the rluB gene encoding 23S rRNA pseudouridine(2605) synthase RluB: MDEKLQKVLARFGLGSRRLMEEWIAAGRVVVNGQPAKLGDRVTAQDKIAVDGEVLRVPSWVRPRLRVLRYHKPAGELTTRNDPAGRPTVFDRLPRLRGSRWIAVGRLDYNTEGLLLLTNDGDLANALMHPRAGIEREYAVRVLGEVSPERQARLLQGVVLEDGEAHFVTLQEAGGEGANRWYHVTLAEGRNREVRRLFEAVGLTVSRLIRVRYGVVEMPRLLKTGYFDELSDEERDALLASVQWVNPATPPSDSVERVTAPLPEARKNNRRREALQTPSRGWTGQGRRKVRD, from the coding sequence ATGGACGAAAAATTGCAGAAAGTGCTCGCCCGCTTTGGGCTGGGGTCGCGCCGCCTCATGGAGGAATGGATCGCGGCGGGGCGTGTGGTGGTAAATGGCCAGCCCGCCAAACTGGGTGATCGGGTGACAGCACAGGACAAAATTGCCGTGGACGGGGAGGTGTTGCGGGTTCCTTCCTGGGTACGCCCGCGCCTGCGCGTGCTGCGCTACCACAAGCCCGCGGGGGAACTCACCACCCGCAACGACCCGGCAGGGCGTCCCACGGTTTTTGACCGGCTACCGCGATTGCGCGGTAGCCGGTGGATTGCGGTAGGTCGCCTCGACTACAACACCGAAGGCCTGCTGCTACTCACCAATGACGGTGATCTGGCCAACGCGCTGATGCATCCCCGTGCTGGCATCGAACGGGAATACGCTGTCCGGGTGCTGGGGGAGGTAAGTCCGGAGCGGCAGGCCCGCCTGTTACAGGGCGTAGTGCTGGAGGACGGCGAAGCGCATTTTGTGACCTTGCAGGAAGCCGGTGGTGAAGGCGCTAATCGCTGGTATCATGTCACTTTGGCGGAAGGGCGCAATCGTGAGGTAAGGCGACTTTTTGAGGCGGTGGGCCTGACCGTGAGCCGCCTGATTCGGGTGCGTTACGGAGTGGTGGAGATGCCGCGCCTGCTCAAGACCGGTTACTTTGACGAATTGTCCGATGAAGAACGTGACGCCCTGCTCGCCAGTGTACAGTGGGTCAATCCCGCTACACCACCTTCCGACAGCGTGGAACGCGTCACCGCGCCGCTGCCGGAAGCGCGAAAAAATAACCGTCGCAGGGAAGCTCTGCAAACGCCATCGCGTGGCTGGACGGGACAGGGACGGCGAAAGGTCCGGGATTAG
- a CDS encoding sulfide:quinone oxidoreductase: protein MAHVVILGAGTGGMPAAYEMKEALGTGHEVTLISATDYFQFVPSNPWVGVGWKERDDIAFPIRPYVERKGIHFIAQSAEQIDAEAQNITLADGSTVHYDYLMIATGPKLAFENVPGSDPHEGPVQSICTVDHAERAFAEYQALLREPGPIVIGAMAGASCFGPAYEYAMIVASDLKKRGMRDKIPSFTFITSEPYIGHLGIQGVGDSTGILTKGLKEEGIEAYTNCKVTKVEDNKMYVTQVDEKGETIKEMVLPVKFGMMIPAFKGVPAVAGVEGLCNPGGFVLVDEHQRSKKYANIFAAGIAIAIPPVETTPVPTGAPKTGYMIESMVSAAVHNIKADLEGRKGEQTMGTWNAVCFADMGDRGAAFIALPQLKPRKVDVFAYGRWVHLAKVAFEKYFIRKMKMGVSEPFYEKVLFKMMGITRLKEEDSHRKAS, encoded by the coding sequence ATGGCACATGTGGTAATTTTGGGTGCGGGCACAGGCGGAATGCCGGCGGCTTACGAAATGAAGGAAGCTCTGGGTACCGGGCATGAGGTGACGCTGATCAGCGCCACTGATTATTTCCAGTTCGTTCCATCCAACCCGTGGGTGGGCGTGGGCTGGAAGGAGCGCGATGATATCGCTTTTCCAATCCGGCCCTATGTGGAACGCAAAGGAATACATTTCATCGCACAGTCCGCCGAACAGATCGATGCCGAAGCGCAGAATATCACCCTTGCCGACGGCAGCACGGTACATTACGACTACCTGATGATCGCCACAGGTCCGAAGCTTGCTTTCGAGAATGTACCGGGTTCCGATCCCCATGAAGGCCCGGTGCAGTCCATTTGTACGGTGGACCATGCGGAACGGGCCTTTGCCGAATATCAGGCGTTGTTGCGCGAGCCCGGCCCCATCGTCATCGGCGCCATGGCCGGCGCAAGTTGCTTCGGACCGGCTTACGAATATGCCATGATCGTCGCTTCCGACCTCAAAAAGCGGGGCATGCGCGACAAGATTCCGTCCTTCACCTTTATCACCAGTGAGCCTTACATCGGTCATCTGGGCATTCAGGGCGTGGGCGATTCCACGGGCATTCTGACGAAGGGCCTCAAGGAAGAAGGTATCGAAGCGTATACCAACTGCAAGGTCACCAAGGTCGAAGACAACAAGATGTATGTAACCCAGGTGGACGAGAAGGGTGAAACCATCAAGGAGATGGTCCTGCCAGTCAAGTTCGGTATGATGATCCCGGCTTTCAAGGGCGTGCCAGCGGTGGCGGGTGTCGAAGGATTGTGCAACCCCGGTGGTTTCGTGCTGGTGGATGAGCACCAGCGCAGCAAGAAATACGCAAATATCTTTGCGGCGGGTATCGCCATCGCCATTCCGCCGGTAGAGACGACCCCGGTGCCGACCGGCGCGCCCAAGACCGGTTATATGATCGAATCCATGGTGTCGGCGGCGGTGCACAACATCAAGGCGGATCTGGAAGGCCGCAAGGGCGAGCAGACCATGGGCACCTGGAATGCGGTGTGTTTTGCCGATATGGGTGATCGCGGCGCGGCATTCATCGCCTTGCCCCAGTTGAAGCCCCGTAAAGTGGATGTCTTTGCCTACGGTCGCTGGGTGCATCTGGCGAAGGTGGCCTTTGAAAAATACTTTATCCGCAAGATGAAGATGGGTGTCTCCGAGCCCTTCTATGAGAAGGTGCTGTTCAAGATGATGGGTATTACCCGTCTGAAGGAAGAAGATAGCCATCGTAAGGCCTCCTGA
- a CDS encoding GlsB/YeaQ/YmgE family stress response membrane protein encodes MTLLSIIIFLLVGGISGWLAGLLITGRGFGIVGDIIVGIIGAFIGGFVLLFFGLAGLFGAGIIGAVIVAFIGAVILLSVIKLIKKI; translated from the coding sequence ATGACGCTCTTGAGCATCATCATCTTCCTCCTCGTCGGCGGCATCTCCGGCTGGCTGGCCGGACTGCTGATCACGGGACGCGGCTTCGGAATTGTCGGGGATATCATCGTGGGTATCATCGGCGCGTTCATCGGCGGCTTCGTCCTCCTCTTTTTCGGTCTGGCCGGCCTTTTCGGGGCGGGCATCATCGGCGCCGTCATCGTGGCGTTCATCGGCGCGGTCATCCTTCTCAGCGTCATCAAACTCATCAAAAAAATCTGA